The proteins below come from a single Vanessa tameamea isolate UH-Manoa-2023 chromosome 15, ilVanTame1 primary haplotype, whole genome shotgun sequence genomic window:
- the LOC113394728 gene encoding xanthine dehydrogenase/oxidase-like, with protein sequence MSSNAGMDSVQFKVNGSEYSIGGNVSSTTTLLEFLRRYLELRGTKYMCLEGGCGACIISVIKSPGSPPEAVNSCMVSVPSCHGWEVTTIEKVGNRLDGYHPLQRTLAETNGTQCGYCSPGFVMSMYNLLKNKRKTMIEIEQQLSSNICRCTGYRTILEAFKKFASDAPEPNKIMDIEDITLCNKTSEIFLKNNIKGNAWCFVSEDSLGEINIQIDLKDNRKWFRVNSVEDIFNILRKEGSDSYMLVAGNTGKGVRPIVEYPRILIDVTAICDLKGFYFDQNMVVGAGTTLTELIDIFADASDIEYFGYLKVINEHIQLVANVAIRNQGTIAGNLMIKHMYRDFSSDIFLLLQAVGAQLTIRSADGVTKTVTMEKFLNENMRGKIILNVLMPPLNTAYKLVTYKVSAKSRNAHAIVNAAFLYKLNVDDNKVLKSRIVFGGLSSNFSRATKTEKFIIGKMLFNNNTLQQTINILSDELVVTDLPPEPSVQYRKQLAIGLFYKGLLYLSPQNILHSRYKSGKIKLHQTRPVSTASQSFPTDPNIWPLNEPIPKVEALHQCAGEAKYVDDHPSLPREVFATFVLTTIARGNIDIIDATEALNFPGVIAFYTAKDIPGVNSFTPPEDQDSITNEEILCDGEVFYYNQPLGIIVAESYDIANRARLLVKVKYSNVRQPKIDIRNVKNDPSQVSLFSCINATHKGNDVVKVIKDDQTIFGQYHFCLENLSCVSWPTEEGIKVIPTSHYLAAAQRMSARCLNIDQSRVDMEVHRVGGSFGLKLSRQNLITTACSIATYKLNRPCRFLMPLRIQTRAIGKRMPSSTNYEIGVNSEGVIQYLNYDIYDDNGYIVNELLIRITEGNYYNCYDKARWNFRCFNAISDTPSNTWFRSPGTLEAISAAETIMERIAYELDLDPLTVRLNNLDKEFGDLIEMTNTLINDSNYIERKKAKDKFNSENRWNKRGLRFALMRWNSTFPYILNITLSVYSGDGSVAITHGGVELGQGINTKAIQVCAYFLKIPVSKIKVKASNTMANPNNSCTVASLASQNVALGVTRCCKELLERLEPLRTDMGNPTWEQLIARAYELGINLQANGLATFDDVYKNNNVFGAILAEVEIDVLTGESEILRVDLLEDVGRSINPLIDIGQIEGAFVQGLGYMTSEELVYNYSTGELLTDRSWNYYVPQATDIPQDFRIYFREKSYSYDAILGTKSTSEPPLCLSVVVPFAMREAIASARLESGIPSNKWFNIDRPYTVEKICLSCETKIEDFKFY encoded by the exons ATGTCTAGTAACGCAGGCATGGATTCGGTACAATTTAAAGTAAACGGATCAGAATATTCAA ttggCGGTAATGTCAGTTCCACTACAACACTGCTCGAGTTCCTGAGAAGATATCTGGAACTGCGAGGAACCAAATATATGTGCCTGGAAGGTGGATGCGGAGCATGTATCATAAGCGTCATAAAATCACCAGGGTCACCGCCAGAAGCGGTTAATTCT TGTATGGTATCAGTGCCATCTTGTCATGGCTGGGAGGTTACAACTATTGAGAAGGTTGGTAACCGACTGGATGGTTACCATCCTTTGCAAAGGACGCTCGCAGAGACGAACGGTACTCAATGTGGCTACTGTAGTCCCGGCTTCGTCATGTCCAtgtataa TTTATTGaagaacaaaagaaaaactatgATAGAAATAGAACAGCAGCTATCCAGTAATATATGCAGGTGCACTGGATACAGAACTATTTTGGAAGCATTCAAGAAGTTTGCCAGTGATGCGCCAGagccaaataaaataatggataTAGAAGATATTACCCTATGTAATAAAACTAGtgagatatttttgaaaaataacataaaaggtAACGCTTGGTGTTTTGTGTCTGAAGATAGTTTGGgagaaattaatattcaaatagatttaaaagaTAACAGAAAATGGTTTAGAGTAAACTCAGTTGAagatatctttaatatattacgaAAAGAAGGAAGTGATTCTTATATGCTTGTTGCGGGCAATACTGGAAAAG GAGTTCGTCCAATTGTAGAATATCCTCGTATTTTAATAGATGTCACTGCTATATGTGATCTGAAAGGTTTCTATTTTGACCAAAACATGGTTGTGGGTGCTGGAACAACACTGACtgaattaatagatatatttgctGATGCAtctgatattgaatattttggtTACCTGAAAGTTATAAATGAACATATTCAACTAGTAGCCAACGTTGCTATAAGAAAT CAAGGAACGATAGCGGGAAACTTAATGATAAAACATATGTATCGTGACTTCTCATCTGATATTTTTCTCCTTCTCCAAGCAGTCGGAGCTCAGCTGACGATAA gatCTGCTGATGGTGTTACGAAAACAGTAACTATGGAAAAATTTCTAAATGAAAACATGAgaggaaaaataattttaaatgttttaatgccTCCATTAAATACTGCTTACAAGTTGGTTACTTACAAG gtaTCAGCAAAATCCCGAAATGCACATGCAATTGTCAATGCAGCGTTTCTTTATAAGCTAAATGTGGACGataacaaagtattaaaatcTAGAATTGTATTCGGTGGATTGTCTTCAAACTTTTCACGAGCTACAAAAACAGAGAAATTCATCATTGGAAAAATGCTCTTCAATAACAATACTTTGCAACAAACCATCAACATACTCTCCGACGAACTTGTGGTAACTGATCTTCCACCTGAACCCTCAGTTCAATATAGAAAACAGCTGGCAATAGGACTCTTTTATAAG GGTCTTTTATATCTCTCTCCCCAAAACATATTGCACTCGCGTTACAAATCCGGAAAGATAAAACTTCATCAAACGCGTCCAGTTTCCACTGCGTCGCAGTCGTTTCCAACTGATCCAAATATATGGCCTCTTAATGAACCAATACCTAAGGTGGAAGCATTg CACCAGTGCGCGGGAGAGGCAAAGTACGTTGATGATCATCCGTCTCTACCTAGAGAAGTGTTTGCTACGTTTGTCCTCACAACTATCGCAAGAGGAAATATAGACATTATAGATGCCACTGAAGCTTTG AATTTCCCTGGCGTTATAGCCTTCTATACAGCAAAAGATATCCCTGGCGTCAATTCATTTACACCACCTGAAGACCAAGATAGTATTACGAACGAAGAGATACTATGTGATGGTgaagttttttattacaaccaACCTTTAGGAATTATCGTAGCAGAATCTTATGATATAGCTAACAGAGCTCGATTATTGGTAAAGGTTAAGTACAGTAACGTACGTCAACCCAAAATAGATATAAGGAATGTTAAAAATGATCCTAGTCAAGTATCATTATTCTCATGTATAAATGCAACTCATAAAGGTAACGATGTGGTCAAAGTTATTAAAGACGATCAAACTATATTTGGGCAATATCATTTTTGTTTGGAAAATTTGTCATGTGTTTCTTGGCCAACTGAAGaaggaattaaagttattccCACGTCACACTACTTGGCTGCTGCTCAAAGGATGTCGGCACGGTGCTTGAACATCGATCAAAGCAG GGTCGACATGGAAGTTCATCGAGTTGGAGGAAGTTTTGGATTGAAATTGTCAAGACAGAATCTTATAACTACGGCTTGTAGTATCGCTACCTACAAACTGAACCGACCTTGTAGATTCCTCATGCCATTAAGAATCCAAACTCGTGCAATTGGTAAACGAATGCCTTCTTCAACGAATTATGAA ataGGTGTTAATAGTGAAGGTGTTATTCAGTACTTGAATTATGACATTTATGATGATAATGGTTATATTGTCAACGAACTTCTTATACGTATCACCGAAGGAAACTATTACAATTGCTATGACAAGGCAAGGTGGAATTTTAGATGTTTCAATGCTATTTCTGATACTCCTTCGAATACTTGGTTTCGTTCTCcag GGACATTGGAAGCAATTTCTGCCGCTGAAACAATCATGGAACGAATAGCTTACGAATTGGACTTAGATCCTTTAACAGTTCGCCTAAATAACCTAGACAAAGAATTTGGTGACCTTATTGAAATGACCAATACTCTTATAAATGATTCAAATTACATAGAAAGGAAAAAAGCAAAAGACAAATTTAATTCAGAAAATAGATGGAATAAACGAGGCTTAAGATTTGCTCTTATGAGATGGAACAGCACCTTcccttatatattaaatatcacacTATCAGTCTACAGCGGCGATGGGTCAGTTGCAATAACTCACGGAGGGGTTGAATTAGGTCAAGGCATTAACACTAAAGCAATTCAAGTTTGTGCATATTTCTTGAAAATTcctgtaagtaaaataaaagttaaggcCAGCAACACAATGGCCAATCCGAATAATTCATGTACTGTTGCGAGTTTGGCATCCCAAAATGTTGCTTTAGGAGTTACAAGATGTTGCAAGGAATTGCTAGAACGATTAGAACCTTTAAGAACAGATATGGGTAACCCAACTTGGGAACAATTAATTGCAAGAGCATATGAACTAGGAATTAATTTACAAGCAAATGGACTCGCTACATTTGATGACGTATATAAGAACAACAATGTTTTTGGTGCGATCTTAGCTGAAGTTGAAATCGATGTACTAACAGGTGAATCTGAAATCCTGAGAGTTGATTTATTAGAAGACGTAGGTCGTAGTATTAATCCATTAATTGATATCGGGcaa ATTGAAGGTGCGTTCGTACAGGGACTGGGTTATATGACATCTGAAGAATTGGTGTACAATTATAGCACTGGTGAACTGCTCACCGATCGATCTTGGAATTACTATGTACCACAAGCCACGGATATACCGCAGGACTTTAGAATATACTTTCGGGAGAAATCTTACAGCTATGATGCTATTCTTGGaacaaaat CAACTAGTGAGCCACCTCTTTGTTTGTCAGTGGTAGTGCCCTTCGCAATGAGAGAGGCGATAGCTTCTGCCAGATTAGAGTCAGGAATCCCTTCAAATAAATGGTTTAATatag ATAGACCATACACAGtggaaaaaatatgtttgtcgtGCGAGACCAAAATTgaggattttaaattttactga